The following are encoded together in the Capsulimonas corticalis genome:
- a CDS encoding reverse transcriptase family protein, translating into MNSEQRKQLAAIGKSAFVREEMVRLGFWPPSPEVAELAAGAEKELRVYYDEMIALRTELNGVEAKIAEAGNIPALLAEVRRKRIERVRAERIARRERRAQEKIESHAKDTEWRKRALPYLGHGVSDALVYKGGDPEKTATLGLPALTTASDVAAAIGISESDLAWLTYHRGAATIDHYSRFTIPKKRGGVRVISSPKRRLRTAQSWVLESVLSPVPVHDAAMAFRPARSVADNARRHQGQAVVIRIDLKDFFPSITLPRVRTLFRSLGYNGGVATLLALLTTEAPRVAATLDGARRFVAVGGRSLPQGACTSPAVTNLLCRKLDARLTGAAEAMGFVYTRYADDLVFSHAKPDAPVGMLLDLTRRIIADEGLTVNEEKTSVQRGQHRQTVTGLVVNGGAPRLSRENLRRFRAMLHQCERDGLPAVSERLGQNAQAYAAGYVAFIHMVDPEKARQIVAAHPWIARWKRAGGA; encoded by the coding sequence ATGAATTCGGAACAGCGAAAACAGCTAGCGGCGATCGGCAAGTCCGCGTTCGTCCGGGAAGAGATGGTCCGGCTCGGCTTCTGGCCGCCCAGCCCCGAGGTCGCGGAGCTGGCGGCGGGCGCGGAGAAAGAGCTGCGTGTCTACTACGATGAGATGATCGCGCTGCGCACGGAGCTAAACGGCGTCGAAGCAAAGATCGCCGAGGCGGGCAATATCCCGGCGCTGCTCGCCGAAGTTCGGCGCAAACGGATCGAACGTGTCCGCGCCGAACGCATCGCCCGTCGCGAGCGCCGCGCCCAGGAGAAGATCGAATCGCACGCCAAAGATACCGAATGGCGCAAGCGCGCCCTTCCCTATCTCGGACACGGCGTCTCCGACGCGCTGGTCTATAAAGGCGGCGATCCGGAGAAGACGGCGACGCTGGGACTGCCGGCGCTTACAACGGCATCCGATGTCGCCGCCGCGATCGGGATTTCGGAATCCGATCTCGCCTGGCTGACCTATCACCGGGGCGCGGCCACGATCGATCACTACTCCCGTTTCACGATCCCCAAGAAGCGCGGCGGCGTACGCGTGATCTCCTCGCCCAAGCGCCGTCTGCGCACGGCGCAGTCCTGGGTGCTGGAATCCGTGCTTTCCCCGGTCCCTGTACACGACGCCGCGATGGCGTTCCGCCCTGCCCGCTCGGTGGCGGACAACGCCCGGCGCCATCAGGGCCAGGCGGTCGTCATCCGAATCGACCTGAAGGACTTCTTCCCGTCCATCACCCTGCCGCGCGTGCGGACGCTGTTCCGATCGCTCGGTTATAACGGCGGCGTCGCCACCCTGCTCGCTTTGCTAACCACGGAAGCGCCGCGCGTGGCGGCGACGCTGGACGGGGCGCGCCGGTTCGTCGCGGTCGGCGGCCGCAGTCTGCCGCAGGGCGCGTGCACCTCGCCCGCCGTCACTAACTTGCTGTGCCGCAAGCTCGACGCCCGCTTGACCGGGGCCGCCGAGGCGATGGGCTTCGTCTACACCCGCTACGCCGACGACTTGGTCTTCTCGCACGCCAAGCCCGACGCGCCTGTCGGCATGCTGCTCGATCTCACACGCCGCATCATTGCCGATGAGGGCTTGACGGTGAATGAAGAAAAGACGTCGGTCCAGCGCGGCCAGCATCGCCAAACGGTGACGGGTCTCGTGGTCAACGGCGGCGCGCCGCGTCTGTCCCGCGAAAATCTGCGTCGGTTCCGGGCGATGCTGCACCAGTGCGAACGCGACGGTCTCCCCGCCGTCAGCGAGCGCCTCGGCCAGAACGCTCAGGCGTACGCCGCCGGATACGTCGCCTTTATCCACATGGTCGATCCGGAAAAGGCCCGGCAAATCGTGGCCGCGCACCCCTGGATCGCCCGATGGAAGCGAGCGGGCGGCGCGTAA